In one window of Phoenix dactylifera cultivar Barhee BC4 unplaced genomic scaffold, palm_55x_up_171113_PBpolish2nd_filt_p 000511F, whole genome shotgun sequence DNA:
- the LOC113461803 gene encoding cysteine-rich receptor-like protein kinase 6 isoform X1, producing the protein MFPYLSSSSPLFLLCPLLFFFLLNHSPPAAADPLYPICAKTGNYTRNSTYASNLNLLLTSLDSNTSNSGGFSQSIFGQDPNKIYGEALCRGDTNASVCRSCLDTAIHDAPNLCPHAKGALIWYDYCLLYYSNQRFLTAIDTSNEILMYNTENVTDPSRFHKLVDVLMDRIADWAAYNSTEMFATGEMMNSTNSPSPTIYGLAQCTRDLSRSLCRQCLSSMLNPIDPLFQGRKGARVLGGGCNYRYEIYSFYEGKPTLRLQSPLEAAQPAAPQAPRLITPPGKEGKKKNVTGTVLAIAIPLVAAFLLISIICICFWRRRKPVVRLPLDWTSPEEIASVESLLLDISTLRAATANFSEENKLGEGGFGAVYKGLLPDGREIAVKKLSTSSSQGFGELRNELVLVDKLQHRNLVRLLGVCLEEQEKLLVYEYVPNRSLDTILFDCIKREQLNWGRRYKIIGGIARGLLYLHEESQLKIVHRDLKASNVLLDAELNPKISDFGLARLFGGDQTQATTSRVVGTFGYMAPEYVMHGHYSIKSDIYSFGVLVLEIVSGRKNSDNSESESVQNLLSYIWEQWTKGTILEKLDPSLGYHCPRSEVLRCIHIGLLCVQENPSDRPNISQVVVMLNSDSVSLQAPSRPAFCSSMDSYAYSNEFNLSGHANDRSSGKAIPMSPNELSISELEPR; encoded by the exons ATGTTCCCttatctttcttcctcttccccgcTTTTCCTGCTATGCcctctgctcttcttcttcctcctcaacCACTCCCCTCCAGCCGCCGCTGACCCCCTCTACCCAATCTGCGCCAAGACCGGCAACTACACCCGCAACAGCACCTACGCTTCCAACCTCAACCTTCTCCTCACCTCCCTCGACTCCAACACTTCCAACTCCGGTGGCTTCTCCCAATCCATCTTCGGTCAGGACCCCAACAAAATCTACGGAGAAGCCCTCTGCCGCGGCGACACCAACGCCTCCGTCTGCCGCTCCTGCCTCGACACTGCCATCCATGACGCCCCCAATCTCTGCCCCCACGCCAAAGGTGCCCTCATCTGGTACGACTACTGCCTCCTCTACTACTCCAACCAGCGTTTTCTCACGGCCATCGACACCTCGAATGAGATCTTGATGTATAACACCGAAAACGTAACCGACCCCAGCCGGTTCCACAAGCTTGTCGACGTGCTCATGGACAGGATAGCCGACTGGGCTGCCTACAACTCGACCGAGATGTTCGCGACCGGGGAGATGATGAACTCCACCAACTCTCCTTCTCCGACGATATATGGGCTGGCGCAGTGCACTCGGGACCTGTCGAGGAGCTTGTGCCGGCAGTGCCTCAGCAGCATGCTTAACCCGATAGACCCCCTGTTTCAGGGGAGAAAGGGAGCGAGGGTGCTTGGAGGGGGCTGCAATTATAGGTACGAGATATACTCCTTCTACGAAGGGAAACCAACGCTGAGGCTTCAGTCGCCGCTAGAGGCCGCACAGCCAGCGGCCCCCCAAGCGCCTCGACTTATTACTCCGCCCGGAAAAGAAG gaaagaagaagaatgtcACAGGTACGGTCCTTGCGATTGCAATACCTCTAGTAGCTGCATTCTTGCTGATCTCCATAATTTGCATTTGCttctggaggaggaggaagccaGTTGTAAGATTACCCT TGGATTGGACTAGCCCAGAGGAGATTGCAAGTGTCGAGTCCCTATTACTTGATATATCTACACTACGAGCTGCGACAGCTAACTTCTCCGAAGAGAACAAACTTGGAGAAGGTGGCTTTGGTGCAGTTTACAAG GGACTATTACCTGATGGACGAGAAATAGCAGTGAAGAAGTTATCAACTAGTTCATCACAAGGATTTGGAGAGCTGAGAAATGAGCTAGTTTTAGTTGATAAGCTCCAGCACAGGAATCTTGTAAGGCTTCTGGGTGTTTGCTTGGAGGAACAAGAAAAGTTGCTTGTTTATGAATATGTGCCAAACAGAAGCCTCGATACCATTCTCTTCG ATTGTATAAAGCGCGAGCAGCTAAACTGGGGGCGAAGGTACAAGATCATTGGTGGGATTGCTCGAGGCCTACTATACCTACATGAAGAATCTCAGTTAAAAATTGTACATCGGGACTTAAAAGCCAGCAATGTCTTACTAGATGCAGAATTGAATCCAAAGATTTCAGACTTTGGTTTGGCTAGGCTTTTTGGTGGAGACCAAACTCAGGCCACCACGAGCCGAGTTGTTGGAACATT TGGATATATGGCACCAGAGTATGTCATGCATGGGCACTATTCTATAAAGTCAGATATATACAGTTTTGGTGTTCTTGTTTTAGAGATCGTGTCTGGAAGAAAGAATAGTGACAACTCTGAGTCTGAATCTGTTCAAAACCTATTGAGCTAT ATTTGGGAGCAGTGGACGAAAGGAACAATTTTGGAGAAATTGGACCCATCCTTAGGCTACCATTGCCCAAGAAGCGAAGTGTTAAGATGCATTCACATTGGATTATTGTGTGTCCAGGAAAATCCATCTGATAGACCCAACATATCACAAGTTGTTGTCATGCTCAACAGCGACTCTGTTTCTCTCCAAGCTCCTTCCAGACCAGCATTTTGCAGTAGCATGGACTCATATGCTTATTCAAATGAATTTAATTTATCTGGACATGCAAATGACCGATCTTCAGGCAAGGCAATACCGATGTCACCAAATGAGCTGTCAATTTCAGAACTTGAACCTAGGTAG
- the LOC113461803 gene encoding cysteine-rich receptor-like protein kinase 6 isoform X2: MFPYLSSSSPLFLLCPLLFFFLLNHSPPAAADPLYPICAKTGNYTRNSTYASNLNLLLTSLDSNTSNSGGFSQSIFGQDPNKIYGEALCRGDTNASVCRSCLDTAIHDAPNLCPHAKGALIWYDYCLLYYSNQRFLTAIDTSNEILMYNTENVTDPSRFHKLVDVLMDRIADWAAYNSTEMFATGEMMNSTNSPSPTIYGLAQCTRDLSRSLCRQCLSSMLNPIDPLFQGRKGARVLGGGCNYRYEIYSFYEGKPTLRLQSPLEAAQPAAPQAPRLITPPGKEGKKKNVTGTVLAIAIPLVAAFLLISIICICFWRRRKPVVRLPLDWTSPEEIASVESLLLDISTLRAATANFSEENKLGEGGFGAVYKGLLPDGREIAVKKLSTSSSQGFGELRNELVLVDKLQHRNLVRLLGVCLEEQEKLLVYEYVPNRSLDTILFDCIKREQLNWGRRYKIIGGIARGLLYLHEESQLKIVHRDLKASNVLLDAELNPKISDFGLARLFGGDQTQATTSRVVGTLFGSSGRKEQFWRNWTHP, from the exons ATGTTCCCttatctttcttcctcttccccgcTTTTCCTGCTATGCcctctgctcttcttcttcctcctcaacCACTCCCCTCCAGCCGCCGCTGACCCCCTCTACCCAATCTGCGCCAAGACCGGCAACTACACCCGCAACAGCACCTACGCTTCCAACCTCAACCTTCTCCTCACCTCCCTCGACTCCAACACTTCCAACTCCGGTGGCTTCTCCCAATCCATCTTCGGTCAGGACCCCAACAAAATCTACGGAGAAGCCCTCTGCCGCGGCGACACCAACGCCTCCGTCTGCCGCTCCTGCCTCGACACTGCCATCCATGACGCCCCCAATCTCTGCCCCCACGCCAAAGGTGCCCTCATCTGGTACGACTACTGCCTCCTCTACTACTCCAACCAGCGTTTTCTCACGGCCATCGACACCTCGAATGAGATCTTGATGTATAACACCGAAAACGTAACCGACCCCAGCCGGTTCCACAAGCTTGTCGACGTGCTCATGGACAGGATAGCCGACTGGGCTGCCTACAACTCGACCGAGATGTTCGCGACCGGGGAGATGATGAACTCCACCAACTCTCCTTCTCCGACGATATATGGGCTGGCGCAGTGCACTCGGGACCTGTCGAGGAGCTTGTGCCGGCAGTGCCTCAGCAGCATGCTTAACCCGATAGACCCCCTGTTTCAGGGGAGAAAGGGAGCGAGGGTGCTTGGAGGGGGCTGCAATTATAGGTACGAGATATACTCCTTCTACGAAGGGAAACCAACGCTGAGGCTTCAGTCGCCGCTAGAGGCCGCACAGCCAGCGGCCCCCCAAGCGCCTCGACTTATTACTCCGCCCGGAAAAGAAG gaaagaagaagaatgtcACAGGTACGGTCCTTGCGATTGCAATACCTCTAGTAGCTGCATTCTTGCTGATCTCCATAATTTGCATTTGCttctggaggaggaggaagccaGTTGTAAGATTACCCT TGGATTGGACTAGCCCAGAGGAGATTGCAAGTGTCGAGTCCCTATTACTTGATATATCTACACTACGAGCTGCGACAGCTAACTTCTCCGAAGAGAACAAACTTGGAGAAGGTGGCTTTGGTGCAGTTTACAAG GGACTATTACCTGATGGACGAGAAATAGCAGTGAAGAAGTTATCAACTAGTTCATCACAAGGATTTGGAGAGCTGAGAAATGAGCTAGTTTTAGTTGATAAGCTCCAGCACAGGAATCTTGTAAGGCTTCTGGGTGTTTGCTTGGAGGAACAAGAAAAGTTGCTTGTTTATGAATATGTGCCAAACAGAAGCCTCGATACCATTCTCTTCG ATTGTATAAAGCGCGAGCAGCTAAACTGGGGGCGAAGGTACAAGATCATTGGTGGGATTGCTCGAGGCCTACTATACCTACATGAAGAATCTCAGTTAAAAATTGTACATCGGGACTTAAAAGCCAGCAATGTCTTACTAGATGCAGAATTGAATCCAAAGATTTCAGACTTTGGTTTGGCTAGGCTTTTTGGTGGAGACCAAACTCAGGCCACCACGAGCCGAGTTGTTGGAACATT ATTTGGGAGCAGTGGACGAAAGGAACAATTTTGGAGAAATTGGACCCATCCTTAG